A part of Desulfotomaculum nigrificans DSM 574 genomic DNA contains:
- a CDS encoding sugar ABC transporter ATP-binding protein — protein sequence MSVPLLQLKEVSKAFPGVQALDKVNLQIKPGEVLGLLGENGAGKSTLIKILTGAYQKDEGQIFWEGREVNISNPKEAISLGIACIYQELNLVPHLPIYENIFLGREPKAISAIGWLDQRQMIKRSAELLKELGLEINPKKKVETLGVGQQQMVEIAKALSVNAKLIIMDEPTASLSAHETNELLKTVIRLKERGIAVIFISHRMDEIYQVCDTVTILRDGKYVDSLALKDTNIEEIIRLMVGRSLDEKFPKVVVPRGEEALRVEGITRKGILNNISFTAYRGEVLGIAGLVGAGRTDLARAIFGADPRDSGEIYVNGERKDIKSPRDAIKCGIAFLTEDRKRQGLILMHSIAFNTTLIGLNEYARGTIINLKKANKDAERIIRDLQVRPFIMNRPTRQLSGGNQQKVVIAKWLLSKSNIFIFDEPTRGIDVGAKVEVYNLINQLVSNGACVIMISSELPEVLGMSDRILVMREGNLTAEFNRSEATQEKIMQAATGGR from the coding sequence ATGTCAGTTCCGCTTTTGCAATTAAAGGAAGTTTCCAAAGCATTTCCTGGAGTACAGGCCCTTGATAAAGTTAATTTACAGATTAAACCCGGCGAAGTACTTGGTTTGTTGGGTGAAAACGGTGCTGGTAAGTCTACGCTCATCAAAATACTTACCGGTGCATACCAGAAGGATGAAGGTCAAATATTCTGGGAAGGTCGGGAAGTGAATATTAGTAACCCCAAGGAAGCTATTTCTCTTGGGATTGCGTGTATCTATCAGGAGCTCAACTTGGTCCCCCACTTACCCATATACGAAAACATATTTTTGGGTCGGGAACCTAAGGCTATTTCAGCCATTGGATGGTTAGACCAAAGACAGATGATCAAGCGGTCGGCAGAATTGCTAAAGGAACTGGGATTGGAAATCAACCCTAAGAAAAAGGTGGAAACCCTTGGGGTTGGTCAGCAACAAATGGTTGAAATTGCCAAGGCTTTGTCTGTGAATGCCAAGCTCATTATTATGGATGAACCAACTGCCAGTTTAAGCGCCCATGAAACGAATGAATTGTTAAAGACCGTAATACGCTTAAAAGAACGGGGCATTGCTGTCATATTCATTTCTCACCGAATGGACGAGATTTATCAAGTCTGCGATACTGTTACTATTTTACGTGACGGGAAATATGTAGATAGCCTAGCCTTGAAGGACACCAACATAGAAGAAATCATTCGGCTTATGGTTGGTCGCAGTCTGGATGAGAAGTTTCCTAAAGTTGTTGTACCCAGGGGTGAAGAAGCCCTACGGGTAGAAGGTATTACCCGTAAGGGGATATTAAATAATATCAGTTTCACGGCATACAGAGGGGAAGTTCTGGGCATAGCCGGTTTGGTTGGAGCAGGTCGTACAGATTTGGCACGGGCAATTTTCGGGGCTGATCCCAGGGATAGTGGGGAAATTTATGTAAATGGCGAACGAAAAGACATTAAGTCACCAAGGGATGCGATTAAGTGCGGGATAGCCTTTTTAACGGAAGATCGAAAGAGACAGGGTTTAATACTGATGCATAGTATAGCCTTTAATACGACCCTGATTGGCCTAAATGAATATGCCAGGGGAACGATTATCAATCTAAAAAAAGCGAACAAGGATGCAGAACGGATCATAAGGGATTTACAGGTTCGCCCCTTCATTATGAACCGCCCGACCCGCCAGCTGTCCGGAGGAAATCAGCAGAAAGTGGTAATTGCCAAATGGTTGTTGTCCAAGTCAAACATATTTATCTTTGATGAACCTACCAGGGGTATAGATGTGGGAGCCAAGGTCGAGGTCTATAACTTGATTAACCAGTTGGTGTCCAATGGGGCGTGTGTCATCATGATTTCTTCAGAATTGCCTGAAGTTTTGGGTATGAGCGACCGGATACTGGTGATGCGGGAAGGAAATCTAACAGCTGAATTTAACCGTTCGGAGGCTACCCAGGAGAAAATTATGCAAGCTGCCACAGGAGGTCGATAA
- a CDS encoding ABC transporter permease codes for MSEIKLANAQILGEAEQKNARIKEIIRSFGALIGLLILCTILTILTPHFLTVDNLMNIARQSTINSLIALGMLLALLTGGIDLSVGSVLALSIMTMGVVVVKLGMSPVLGIAVCLGVGIALGFTNAVLLTKLHLPHPFISTMGTMNIARGLALTITAATPVSGFPNSIQFLGAAFVGPVPVSFILVIIVFTIFHLFLTRTTTGRYIYAVGGNQEAARLSGINVDRILTIVYTLSGFLTALAGLVLVGRVNSAYPLAGLSYETDAIAAAIIGGASFFGGVGTVWGTLIGALIMAVLRNGLNLLSVSAEMQTVAIGIVIIAAVYVDVIRQRAAAKAKRG; via the coding sequence ATGAGTGAGATAAAGCTAGCGAATGCACAGATACTGGGAGAAGCGGAACAAAAAAACGCCAGAATAAAGGAGATCATAAGGAGTTTTGGAGCATTAATTGGCCTTTTAATACTCTGTACTATTTTAACGATACTTACGCCTCACTTTTTAACCGTGGATAATTTAATGAACATTGCCCGCCAATCAACCATTAACAGTTTAATTGCCCTGGGAATGCTTCTGGCCCTTTTAACTGGTGGCATTGACCTTTCGGTAGGGTCAGTCCTGGCCCTGTCTATTATGACAATGGGTGTCGTGGTTGTAAAGTTAGGCATGAGCCCGGTACTGGGTATTGCGGTGTGTTTAGGTGTGGGTATTGCCCTTGGTTTTACAAACGCGGTCCTGCTTACCAAACTTCACTTACCACACCCGTTTATTTCAACCATGGGCACCATGAACATCGCCAGGGGCCTTGCTTTGACCATTACTGCAGCCACTCCTGTTTCGGGTTTTCCGAACTCTATTCAGTTTTTAGGTGCTGCCTTTGTTGGGCCTGTTCCCGTAAGTTTTATTTTAGTCATTATCGTTTTCACAATCTTCCATCTCTTTCTTACCAGAACCACCACGGGACGCTATATTTATGCCGTGGGAGGCAACCAGGAAGCTGCTCGCCTTTCCGGTATTAATGTTGACAGAATATTAACTATTGTCTACACGCTGAGCGGTTTTTTAACTGCCCTGGCTGGCCTGGTATTGGTCGGAAGGGTCAACTCGGCCTATCCCCTGGCAGGACTTTCTTATGAAACTGATGCTATAGCTGCAGCAATTATCGGTGGAGCCAGTTTTTTTGGTGGTGTCGGTACTGTATGGGGGACACTGATTGGTGCTCTGATTATGGCTGTTCTTCGTAATGGACTAAACTTACTCAGTGTTTCTGCGGAAATGCAGACCGTTGCCATAGGTATTGTGATTATTGCGGCCGTATATGTGGATGTAATTCGCCAGCGTGCGGCAGCTAAAGCTAAGAGGGGGTGA
- a CDS encoding sugar ABC transporter substrate-binding protein yields MLKRLSIVAVILTMMFMVVGCGGSQPTTGDTKKEDKAAADKKITVGVVLKASNSDYWKIVTAGAEQAGKDLGVDVKVMGPNAETDITGQVSMIEDQITKKVSALVVAPSQPSSAIPIFDKAKAANIPVILADTDAPWDSKVSFVGTGNLAGGKMGGEYLAKKLGKGAKVVIIRGALGDSTHDERANGAKEALEAAGVQIISIQPANSDRAMAMSVMENILQANPNVQGVFATNDEMALGALQALAAKKMQIPVVGFDGSPDALKSIAEGKLDASVAQSPFNIGKMSVEAAVKAAKGETVEKRIDTGTEIINKDNVAQKQAELDKILKK; encoded by the coding sequence GTGCTGAAAAGATTGAGTATTGTGGCAGTAATTTTAACCATGATGTTTATGGTTGTTGGATGTGGCGGGAGCCAGCCAACTACTGGGGACACTAAAAAAGAAGATAAAGCTGCTGCTGACAAGAAAATCACCGTGGGTGTTGTACTTAAGGCTTCTAACAGCGACTATTGGAAAATTGTTACTGCAGGCGCCGAGCAAGCTGGTAAAGACCTGGGTGTAGATGTTAAGGTTATGGGTCCCAATGCCGAAACTGACATTACCGGTCAGGTCAGTATGATTGAAGACCAAATTACCAAGAAGGTTTCCGCATTGGTTGTTGCCCCCAGCCAGCCATCCTCTGCCATTCCTATCTTCGATAAAGCAAAAGCTGCCAACATCCCTGTAATTCTGGCTGATACCGATGCCCCCTGGGACAGTAAAGTTTCTTTCGTAGGTACCGGTAACCTTGCCGGTGGTAAAATGGGTGGCGAATATCTGGCTAAGAAACTGGGTAAAGGTGCCAAGGTTGTTATTATTCGTGGTGCTCTGGGTGACAGCACCCACGACGAGCGTGCTAACGGTGCAAAAGAGGCTTTGGAAGCTGCCGGTGTACAAATTATTTCCATTCAGCCTGCTAACTCTGACCGTGCTATGGCCATGAGTGTTATGGAGAACATCCTGCAGGCTAACCCCAATGTTCAGGGTGTGTTTGCTACCAACGATGAAATGGCCTTAGGTGCTCTGCAGGCTCTAGCTGCCAAGAAGATGCAGATTCCTGTGGTGGGTTTCGACGGTTCACCTGATGCCCTTAAATCCATCGCTGAAGGTAAACTTGATGCTTCAGTTGCCCAGAGTCCCTTTAACATTGGTAAAATGTCTGTAGAAGCTGCTGTTAAAGCTGCTAAGGGCGAAACTGTTGAAAAACGTATTGATACCGGTACCGAAATCATTAACAAAGATAACGTAGCTCAAAAACAAGCTGAATTGGATAAGATCTTGAAAAAATAA
- a CDS encoding TIM barrel protein, translating to MIKSVCIETIFTEAPFKERFQLARQSGFKYIEFWSRQDKNIEQIKHLCEEYDLKVASFSGDESFSMIAANESEQYIEFVEESINVAKYLSCDYLVIHSNALGEGGVVLNDYKEISGLVKFTTMYNILNTLAPIAEKAKVTLVLEALNTKVDHAGNFLAYTKDAAELIKMVNSPFIKILYDVYHMQIMEGNLIDNIKRYIDCIGYIHIADVPGRQEPGTGEINYTNILQTVKSLNFTGVVGFELYPSRNSSEVAQFLANL from the coding sequence ATGATAAAATCAGTCTGCATTGAAACAATTTTTACAGAGGCTCCTTTTAAGGAAAGGTTTCAACTAGCCAGGCAGTCAGGATTTAAGTATATTGAATTCTGGTCCAGGCAGGATAAAAATATTGAGCAAATAAAGCATTTATGCGAGGAGTATGATTTAAAAGTGGCAAGCTTCTCGGGAGATGAGAGCTTTTCAATGATAGCTGCGAACGAGAGTGAGCAATATATTGAATTCGTTGAAGAGTCAATCAACGTTGCAAAGTACCTGAGCTGCGATTATTTAGTTATTCATTCAAATGCTTTGGGTGAAGGTGGAGTAGTGCTTAATGATTATAAGGAAATAAGTGGTTTAGTAAAGTTTACCACTATGTATAATATTCTGAACACTCTTGCTCCCATAGCCGAGAAAGCTAAAGTTACCCTTGTGTTGGAGGCCTTAAATACAAAGGTGGACCATGCGGGAAACTTTTTGGCATACACGAAAGATGCCGCTGAATTAATTAAAATGGTAAATTCTCCATTTATTAAAATTTTGTACGATGTTTATCACATGCAAATTATGGAAGGAAATCTAATCGATAATATAAAAAGGTATATTGATTGCATAGGTTATATTCACATAGCAGACGTTCCTGGGCGGCAGGAGCCGGGCACAGGTGAGATAAACTATACCAATATTTTACAAACCGTCAAATCCTTAAATTTTACTGGGGTAGTGGGTTTTGAATTATACCCATCACGGAATTCCAGCGAGGTTGCACAATTCTTGGCTAATCTTTAA
- a CDS encoding Gfo/Idh/MocA family protein has product MEKVKAGIIGAGNVGKVHVEALRRLGNVEILGVSGSSQRSAEERARQLGIPRVYQNYQEMLADPDIQVVHNCTPNQLHYQINRDALLAGKHVLCEKPLTVEPEQARELVELAEQRNLVHGVMFNYRMYPMVQEARSAILGGDIGQINLVHGSYLQDWLLYDTDYNWRLESELGGLSGALADIGSHWCDLAEFMTGSRIVSVFVDMDTVVPERTDLQGRRHRVRVEDYATVLLRFANGARGVFTVSQVSPGHKNRLRIEVDGARAALAWDQEQPEQLWFGYRSEANRILLKEPANLRVGSSYAHYPAGHIEGWPDGLKNLLAEFYQAVRQEKLPSNNSPGFPTFKDGYRSVAIISAMLDSYRTGQWVKIIVE; this is encoded by the coding sequence ATGGAAAAAGTAAAAGCAGGTATTATTGGTGCTGGCAATGTCGGTAAAGTCCATGTGGAGGCTTTGCGCAGGCTGGGCAACGTAGAAATACTGGGGGTATCCGGCAGCAGTCAGAGAAGCGCCGAGGAGCGGGCACGGCAATTGGGAATTCCCCGGGTCTATCAAAACTACCAAGAAATGTTGGCAGATCCGGATATACAGGTGGTGCATAACTGTACGCCCAACCAACTCCATTATCAAATCAACAGGGATGCCTTGTTGGCTGGTAAACATGTGCTATGTGAAAAACCCCTGACCGTAGAACCGGAGCAGGCCAGGGAACTGGTGGAACTGGCCGAGCAACGGAATTTGGTGCATGGTGTTATGTTCAACTACCGCATGTATCCCATGGTGCAGGAGGCCAGGTCGGCTATTCTGGGAGGAGATATTGGTCAAATTAACCTAGTGCACGGCAGTTATCTCCAGGATTGGCTTCTATACGACACCGACTACAATTGGCGGCTGGAGTCCGAACTGGGCGGATTATCTGGGGCTTTGGCTGATATCGGGAGTCACTGGTGTGATCTGGCGGAATTTATGACCGGTTCAAGAATAGTTTCAGTTTTTGTGGATATGGATACCGTAGTGCCCGAAAGGACAGATCTCCAAGGGAGACGGCATCGGGTTAGGGTTGAGGATTATGCCACCGTTTTACTTCGCTTTGCCAACGGAGCCAGGGGGGTTTTTACTGTTTCCCAGGTTAGCCCGGGACATAAAAACAGGCTGAGGATTGAAGTAGACGGGGCTCGTGCCGCCCTGGCCTGGGATCAGGAGCAGCCGGAGCAATTATGGTTCGGGTACCGGTCAGAGGCTAACCGTATACTTTTAAAGGAACCGGCTAACCTCAGGGTAGGCAGTTCCTATGCCCACTACCCGGCGGGGCACATAGAAGGCTGGCCGGATGGGCTTAAAAATCTCTTGGCTGAGTTTTATCAGGCTGTCCGGCAGGAAAAGTTACCCTCAAATAACAGTCCAGGTTTTCCAACCTTTAAAGATGGGTACAGATCGGTGGCAATTATTTCGGCAATGCTGGATAGTTACAGGACTGGCCAGTGGGTGAAAATAATTGTCGAATAA
- the iolG gene encoding inositol 2-dehydrogenase — MKLGLIGAGRIGRLHGEVITYYIPNAEIKTVSDVFMNEGIKNWANHLGISNITTDYKEILSDPEIQAVLICSSTDTHAKFIIEAAKAGKHIFCEKPIDFNVEKINEALRTVNEAGVKLQIGFQRRFDHNFKRMKELIEEGKIGDIHIVKITSRDPAPPPVEYIRVSGGIFLDMMIHDFDMARYLSGSEVEEVYAQGSVLVDPAIGEAGDIDTAIVTLKFKNGAHGVIDNSRQAVYGYDQRVEVFGSKGCLTVENDFPNSVVLSTAENVVSDKPHYFFLERYMNAYVEEIKAFVNAIEEGKETPVVGNDGLQPVLIGLAAQKSLKEGRPVRIKEKFIL; from the coding sequence ATGAAATTGGGATTGATAGGAGCGGGAAGAATAGGAAGGCTTCATGGTGAGGTTATAACTTACTATATACCCAATGCCGAAATTAAAACAGTATCTGATGTTTTTATGAATGAGGGAATTAAGAATTGGGCCAACCATCTTGGGATTTCCAATATTACCACGGATTACAAAGAAATATTGAGTGATCCCGAAATCCAAGCAGTGTTAATTTGTTCTTCAACTGATACTCATGCTAAGTTCATTATTGAGGCAGCCAAGGCCGGAAAACATATCTTCTGTGAAAAGCCGATAGATTTTAATGTAGAGAAAATTAATGAAGCATTGAGAACTGTAAATGAGGCAGGAGTAAAGTTGCAAATTGGTTTCCAGAGACGATTTGATCATAATTTTAAGAGAATGAAGGAGCTCATCGAGGAAGGAAAAATTGGTGATATTCATATTGTTAAAATTACTTCCAGGGATCCAGCTCCACCACCGGTTGAATATATAAGGGTTTCCGGCGGTATTTTTCTTGACATGATGATCCATGATTTTGATATGGCCCGTTACTTGTCGGGAAGCGAAGTTGAAGAAGTTTATGCCCAGGGCAGTGTTTTGGTTGATCCTGCAATTGGTGAAGCCGGGGACATTGATACAGCCATAGTTACTCTAAAATTTAAGAATGGTGCACACGGAGTAATAGATAACAGCAGGCAGGCCGTTTACGGTTATGACCAGAGGGTAGAAGTATTTGGTTCAAAAGGTTGTCTCACTGTTGAGAATGATTTTCCTAACTCGGTAGTCTTAAGTACTGCAGAAAATGTAGTCAGCGACAAACCGCACTATTTCTTCCTGGAAAGATATATGAACGCATATGTAGAGGAAATAAAGGCTTTTGTTAATGCAATTGAAGAAGGAAAGGAAACTCCGGTAGTTGGTAATGATGGGTTACAACCTGTATTAATAGGTCTGGCCGCACAAAAATCCCTTAAGGAAGGAAGGCCTGTCAGAATCAAAGAAAAGTTTATTCTTTAG
- a CDS encoding LacI family DNA-binding transcriptional regulator yields the protein MTVTIKDIAKKAGVSYATVSRALNNRPEVNEKTRREIQKLAEEMGYKPNALARGLVTKETKTLGLIIPDITNPFFPEVARGVEEAAAQAGYNVFLCNTNWLAAKEETYLEVLEEKRVDGLILASVAKDCDVVKRVIKRGTPLVLVNRVLKDVDAHYVVIDNNKGSFQVVEHLLGLGHRIIGFIGGLAHVEATRERLQGYRLALASAGIPVDEDLIRLGTFKKESGYENTISLMKDCKKKPTAIFAANDVLALGVIQAVQDCGLQVPEDVAVIGFDDIPFAAYAEVSLTTVAQPKYTMGEMAAKILIEEIKEGPSKEKKHVVLQPKLVIRKSSGKKR from the coding sequence GTGACAGTAACTATCAAAGATATTGCCAAAAAAGCAGGAGTTTCCTACGCCACCGTTTCCCGAGCCCTGAATAATCGGCCTGAAGTTAACGAAAAAACCAGACGGGAGATTCAAAAACTGGCAGAAGAAATGGGCTATAAACCCAATGCTTTGGCCAGAGGTCTGGTAACCAAGGAAACCAAAACTTTAGGTTTGATCATACCTGACATAACTAACCCATTTTTTCCGGAAGTAGCCAGAGGAGTGGAAGAAGCGGCTGCTCAAGCCGGTTATAACGTTTTTCTTTGTAATACCAACTGGCTAGCGGCCAAAGAGGAAACTTATCTGGAGGTACTTGAAGAAAAGAGGGTTGACGGGCTTATTTTAGCTTCAGTCGCTAAGGACTGTGATGTAGTAAAAAGAGTGATTAAAAGAGGAACACCGCTGGTCCTGGTCAACCGGGTACTGAAAGATGTGGATGCTCATTATGTTGTTATTGATAACAATAAAGGAAGTTTTCAGGTGGTAGAACATTTACTTGGGTTGGGACACCGCATCATAGGTTTTATCGGCGGGTTAGCTCACGTAGAGGCAACCCGTGAGCGGCTTCAGGGGTATCGTTTAGCCCTTGCATCCGCCGGTATTCCAGTTGATGAAGATCTAATTCGTTTAGGCACCTTTAAGAAAGAAAGTGGTTATGAAAATACTATTTCTTTAATGAAAGATTGCAAGAAAAAGCCTACCGCTATTTTTGCTGCCAACGACGTTCTGGCACTGGGTGTTATTCAAGCTGTTCAGGATTGTGGTTTACAAGTGCCCGAAGATGTTGCAGTGATTGGTTTTGACGATATTCCTTTTGCAGCTTACGCGGAAGTGAGTCTGACCACAGTGGCTCAGCCTAAATATACAATGGGTGAAATGGCAGCCAAAATCTTAATTGAGGAAATTAAGGAGGGACCTTCAAAGGAAAAGAAACATGTAGTGTTGCAACCTAAGTTAGTCATTCGCAAGAGCAGCGGTAAAAAACGATGA